CATCTTTGGCCTCTTTGCCACGCTTATGGCCCAATGTACAACGGAAGAAACCACGCGCGAATTCAACCTGCAAGGTCATCGTGGATGCCGCGGTTTGATGCCTGAAAACACCATTCCTGCTTTTATCAAAGCTGTTGAAATTGGTGTGACCACGCTGGAATTGGATTTGGCCGTTTCGGCAGAAAATGAATTGATTGTATCGCACGAGCCATATTTCAACTCAGATATTTGCCTGGATCCCGAGGGAAGGGAATTTGGCGATAATCAGGCGCTGGAGTACAACATTTACAAGATGACCTACGAGGAAATTGCCGCGTTTGATTGTGGCTCAAAACCTCATCCGCGCTTTCCGCACCAGGAGAATTTTCGGGTTTCCAAACCGCGTTTGGCCGATGTAATCGATCAGGTACATGACCATTGCAGGATGCACAACATATCGCTTCCGGAGTGGAACATGGAGATAAAATCGCGGCCCCACACCGACGATTCGTACCACCCGCGACCCGAAGTTTTTG
This genomic stretch from Cryomorphaceae bacterium harbors:
- a CDS encoding glycerophosphodiester phosphodiesterase, coding for MKASTAQFTKTITIFGLFATLMAQCTTEETTREFNLQGHRGCRGLMPENTIPAFIKAVEIGVTTLELDLAVSAENELIVSHEPYFNSDICLDPEGREFGDNQALEYNIYKMTYEEIAAFDCGSKPHPRFPHQENFRVSKPRLADVIDQVHDHCRMHNISLPEWNMEIKSRPHTDDSYHPRPEVFVELLHNLLKEKNITEQSTVQSFDIRVLQAYRQLAPEVRLALLIDNNLGGPKNIEKLGFVPEIYSPYYVMVTPDLVKWCHSKGMLIYPWTVNEKPAMQQMLDYGVDGLITDYPDRFHELTKAQ